CGACCAGCCCCATGTTCGCGGGCTTGAACGGGGCGAGGGGCACGCCTTTGTCCGCAAGCCACGGCACCCAGGCGGCATCGGAACCCAGCCGCGGCCAGCTGGCGCCGCCCAGCGCCAGAACGGTGACGGCGGGCGTCAGCACTTGCGCCCCCTCGGGCGTCTCGAAGGCGAAAGCCTCGCCCGCGAAGCCGGTCCAGCGCCAGCGGGTGCGGACCTCCACCCCCAGATCGGCCAGCCGCCGCGCCCAAAGCCGCAGCATCGGCGAGGCTTTCATCTCTACGGGAAACACGCGGCCCGTCGAGCCGGTGAAGAGATCGACGCCAAGACCGCGGGCAAAATCCTTGACCGCATCAGGGCCGAAACCGGCCACATGCGGGCGGATCCAGGCGGGCGAATAGGCGTCCAGAAATTGCGCAAGCGGTTCGTCGCGGGTCAGGTTCAGCCCGGATTTCCCCGCCATCAGGAATTTCCGCGCCAAGGTCGGCTTCGCCTCGGTCAGCAGCACCCGGACCCCGGCGCGGGCCAGTTCCTCGGCGGCCATCATCCCCGCCGGACCGCCGCCGATCACCAGCGCCGTCACAGCTTCGCCGCCAAGGAAGCCAGCCGCATCAGCGCCCGTTCGATCACCGCCATCTGCGGTGCTTTCGACGCCGAGCGCAGCGTCAGATCGGCCTCGATCAGCACCTTCAGCGCCTCTTCCAGCCGCATCATCCCCCAGCGGCTGGCCTGCCGCTGCAACACGTCGCGGCGCGGGCCAAAGACCGGCGGGCGCAGCTTGCCAATCCCCGCGCCCACCCCGCCGGGATCGGACGCCGCCATGTGCAGGGTCCGAAAATGCCGCGTCGCCATGATGGCGAGCGTCACCGGCTGCACCCCTTGCCCCTCGATCCGGCGCATCATCCGCGCCAGGTCCAAGGGGCGGCCGTCGGCCACCAGCTCCAGCACCTCGTCGATCTCTGCCTCGACCGTGCTGGGCGCCGAAAGCGCCACCTCGGCCGGGGTCAGCGGGCTCATATCCCCATGTTTGTAAAGCGCGATCTTTTCGATCGTCTGGCGGAAATCGCCCGGGTCGAGCGCCTTCGAGAGCGCCAGAACATCGGTCATCGTCTCGTTCGGGATCGCCCGCAGACCGGCCTTTTTCAGGATCTCCTCGATCTCCTCGCGGCTGGGCGGGTCGTCGTAAATCCCGATCGCATAGGCATTGGGGTGGTTTTCGAAAATCTTGCGCAGCGCCGATTTCGCGGTCAGCGCGCCCGCCGTGACGATGATCTGCGCATCGCCATGGGTCCAGGCCTTGACCGCCGCGTCAAAGGCCGGGGCGGTGGTGTCGGTCGCCTCCTCGACGAAGACAACCCGGGGGCCGGGGAAAAAGCCGATCTCCTTGATGCCGTCGATCACCTGCGAGGCATCCTTGCGCAGATCGGCGCCCGAAAGCCGCGTGAGCCGCATCTCGGCCTCGCCCTCGGGGCCGATCAGCGCCGCGATCACCTCTTGCCGCCGCAGGGCCACCCGCATCGCATCGGCGCCATAGATCAGAAGCCCCAGCCGCGCCGGATCGGGCTTGCCGAAATAGCGCGTCGCGGCGATGCCGGCGAGTTTCATTTCGGCAGCGTGCTCGCCTGCGCCAGCAGACGGGTGACGATCTGATCGGCCAGCATCCGCATCAGGCGGCGATGCGCGTCATCCTCGGCCGAGGAGGTCGCGACGACCGAGCCCGAGGCCGACCAGGAAGTAAAGCTGCTCACCTTGCCCGCCAGCAGCACGGCTTCCGAGCGGCTGTCCTGCAGCCGATACTCGACCTGCCCGGTCAGCGAATAGCGCGTGGTGGCGCCTTCGGGGGTGATCGCCTGGCCCAGAACATCGGTGGTCACGGTGTAGGACAGCCGATACCGGGCCTTCTCGACCGGGCCGAGCCGTTCCGACAGCCGCCGCACCAGCGCGAAATCGTCGGGCGTCTGCGGCATGTCGGTTTCGACGCGGCCCAAAAGCCCGGCCGCGCCGCCCTTTGGCCCATAAGCCGGGGTGAAGCCGCAAGCCGAAAGCGTTGCGGCGCCGATCAGAGCCAAAAAGGACCGACGGTCAGATGACCACATTGACGATGCGCCCCGGCACGACGATGAGCTTTTTCGGCTGGCCACCGGCCAGAACCTTGATCACAGTCTCGTCCGCCAGCACGAGCTTTTCAACCTCGGAAACGGGCATGTCCTTCGGCACGGTGACCTCGGAGCGGCGCTTGCCGTTGATCTGGATGGGCAGCGTGACCGTATCTTCGACCAGCATCGCCGGATCGGCCTTGGGCCAGGGCGCGCGCACCACCAGACCTTCGCCGCCCTGATGCGCCCAGACATCCTCGGCCAGATGCGGCACCATCGGCGCCATCAGCTGGGCAAGCGTGCGCATCGCCTGTTGCCGGACGGGTTTCGAGGCATCAGATTTCGCCAGCGTGTTGGTGAATTCGTAAAGCTTCGCAATCGCCTTGTTGAAGGCGAAATTCTCGATCGAGAAGGTGACATCGGCAATCGCCCGGTGCATGGCGCGCAAGAGCGCCTCATCCTCGCGCGGCGGCAGGTCATCGGGCAGCGACGCGATGCGGTCGCACAGGTTCCAGACCCGGGTGAGATGCTTGCAGGCGGCCTCGGCCCCCGAGGCGGTCCATTCCACGTCCCGCTCGGGCGGGCTGTCCGACATCACGAACCAGCGCGCGGTATCGGCGCCGAATTGCGCGATGATGTTCATCGGATCGACGACGTTCTTTTTCGATTTCGACATCTTGGCCGAGGGGATGATCTCGACCTTTTCGCCCGTCGCCTTCAGCGTGCCGGTCTCAAGGTCCACCTCTTCGGGCAGGTGCCAGACCGGACGGCCATTGGCGTCGGTGGTCTTGTAGATCTCGTGCGTCACCATGCCTTGGGTGAAAAGCGCGTCGAAGGGCTCGATCGCCTTCGCGGGCAGGTGCCCGGTCTTCGCCATCGCCCGGGCGAAGAAGCGCGAATAGAGCAGGTGCAGAATCGCATGTTCGATGCCGCCGATATATTGATCGACGTTCATCCAGTAATCGGCATCCTCGGCCACGGTCGGGGTCGTCGCATGCGGCGCGGTGAAACGGGCGTAATACCAGGACGAATCGACGAAGGTGTCCATCGTGTCGGTTTCCCGCCGCGCCGGTGCCCCGCATTTCGGGCAGCTGCAGTCGCGCCAGGTCGGATGCCGGTCAAGCGGGTTGCCCGGCTTGTCGAAGGTGACATCATCGGGCAGCCGGATCGGCAGGTTCTCTTTCTTCTCGGGCACGACACCGCAGCTGGCGCAATGCACGACGGGAATCGGGCAGCCCCAGTAGCGTTGCCGCGACAGGCCCCAGTCGCGCAGGCGGTATTTCGTGACGCCGGTGCCCCAGCCCTGCGTTTCCGCCACGGTGATGGCACTGGCCACGCCGTCTTCGCCGGTCTGCACTTCGGCCCCGGCAAAGCCGCGGATGTAGCGGACGGGTTCCGATTTCATCGGCACGAAGGCCTCGGTCAAGGCGGCTTCCTCGGCGCCTTCCGCAACGAAGACCGGGTTGATCGGCAGGGCGTATTTCGTGGCGAATTCGAAGTCGCGCGCATCATGCGCCGGGCAGCCGAAAATCGCGCCGGTGCCGTAATCCATCAAGATGAAATTCGCGATCCAGACCGGCAATTCCCAATTGGGATCAAGCGGATGCTTGACACGGATGCCGGTGTCCAGGCCGATCTTTTCCGCCGTCTCGATCGCTTCCTCGGTGGTGCCGCCCTTGCGGCATTGGGCGATGAACTCGGCCATTTCCGGGTTCGCCGCTTCCAGCACCTTGGCCAGCGGATGATCGGGCGAGATGCCGACGAAAGACGCCCCCATCAGCGTGTCCGGCCGGGTCGTGTAAACCTCGATCTTGCCGAAACCCTCGGGCGCGTCGACGGTGTCGAAGCTGAATTGCAGCCCGCGCGACTGGCCGATCCAGTTCGCCTGCATCAGCCGCACCTTTTCCGGCCAGTCCTTCAACCCATCGAGCGCCGCCAGCAATTCGCCCGCGTAATCGGAAATCTTGAAGAACCACTGCGTCAGTTCCTTGCGCTCGACGAGCGCGCCCGAGCGCCAGCCGCGCCCGTCTTCGACCTGTTCGTTCGCCAGAACCGTCATGTCGACCGGGTCCCAGTTCACCACCGCATTCTTGCGATAGACCAGACCGGCTTCGAGCATGTCGAGGAACATCGCCTGCTGCTGGCCGTAATATTCCGGGTCGCAGGTGGCAAATTCGCGGCTCCAGTCGATCGACAGGCCCAAGGGCTTCATCTGCGCGCGCATGTCGGCGATGTTCGAATAGGTCCAGTCCTTCGGATGGCCACCCCGTTCGATCGCGGCATTTTCCGCGGGCATCCCGAAAGCATCCCAGCCCATCGGGTGCAAGACGCTGAAACCGCAGGACATTTTATACCGCGCCACCACGTCGCCCATGGTGTAGTTGCGCACATGGCCCATGTGGATGCGCCCCGAGGGATAGGGGAACATCTCGAGCACGTAATATTTCGGCCTTGCGGGATCCCGCCGCGCGGTGAACACGCCTGCCGCCTCCCAGGCGGCTTGCCATTTCTGTTCGCTCTGGCTCGGTTCGTAACGCGACATCTGGCCCCTCGTTCGTCATCGGTCGCGGGTTTGCTACACCGCGCGGGGCCGGAAGGTCCAGTGATCAGCACGGACAAGTGACAAAATATCCCCGCCGCGGGACGGCCCGGGCGGGGAGAGGGCCCTTGTCGAAAGGCTCAGAGGCCCGAGTCGCGAATCCGCAGCTGCCGGGCCCGGGTCAGGATCGCATCCTCGACCGCGCGGACGGTTTCGGGCGCCACCGTGCCGCCGCGGCTTTCCAGCGACACCTTGAGCGAGCGCGCATCCAGCGCCGGATCGGTGACATGGATCGTCGCGCGATAGGCCTTGCCGCCGCCGGGCGGCGTGCCGTAGCCGGTCATGATCAGCCCCGAGAACGGATCGACCGACTGGATCGGCAGGAAGTCGAGCACTTCAAGCGAGGCCATCCAGAGATACTTGTTGACCCCGATCGAGACATTCGGGTCGGCATTGTTCGAAAACAGATCCCAGACCGAGGATTGCTTGGGCTCGGCCTTGAACTTGTCGATGGCGGTTTCCTGCTTTTGCGGCGCGGGCCGGGCCGGGCCGCCCCAGTTGAACAGTTTGCCGCTGGAGGTGCCGCAGCCTGCCAGACCAAGCGCGACCGTCATCACCAGACCGGTGCGCAAAGAGGTTGCTTTCTTCATACGATCGACTGCCCCCGCAGGCTGAACCCATTGGCTTTTCCTGTCTCTAGCCGATGGCCGGGGGGGCGACAAGATTTTTCCCCCCGCGGGACCGCCCGCGGCGGGGCGCAACCTCCCGCCGGTCCCCAGCGGGGGACTGTGGCAAAGCTGCACCACGCGGTTTCGCTTTGGCCGCTTCGGTCCCGTTTTCGTTGCAATATGAGGCGTGGCGAGAGAAAAAGCCTTCATACCCACCTCGGATTCCCCCTGAGTTGGGGCTTACCTTAGCAAAATGAGGGAAAAATGAAAAAGCTTCTCATCGCGTCGACCGCGCTCGTCATGGTCGCTGGCGCCGCCGCCGCCGAAGTGAAACTCTCGGGCGACGCCCGCATGGGTGCTGTGTACGACAGCGAAGACTGGAACTTCTCGAGCCGCGCTCGCGTTCAGTTCACCCTCTCGGGCACCACCGACTCGGGCCTCGAGTTCGGCGCGAAGTTCCGCACCTCGGACATCCGCAACGCTGAAGATCCGCGCAACGGCAACCGTGGCACCGTCTTCCTGTCGGGCGCTTTCGGCAAGATCACCATGGGTGACATTGCTTCGGCCTCGGAAGAACTCTTCGGCGACCTGGCCGACGTCGGCTACCTCGGCGATGACCAAGGGACCGCGGGTATCACCTTCGCTGGCCTGGGCACCAACGCCATCCCGTACCTGACGCTCGACAACGAAACCACCTCGGGCCTGATGTACACCTACAGCGCCGGTGCGTTCTCGGTCGCCGCGGCGATGACGGACGGCCATGGCTACGGTTCGCTCGCTGCCGGCACCTTCGAAGCCGACACCCAATCGTACTCGGTCGCCGCTGCCTACACCTTCGGCAACTACACCGTCGGCCTCGGCCACGAGATCCTCGACCGTGATGGCGCTGGTCTCGACATGAGCCAAACCGAACTCGCCGGCATGGCGAAATTCGGCAACACCGACGTCAAAGGCTACTACGCCATCGGCGGCGACGAAAACCCGGTTGACGACGCGATCGGCCTGAGCGTTGCCTCGGCCTTCGGCGCGACCACCGTCAAAGGCTACGTGCAAAAAGTCGACTTCGTCGCGGCTGGTGTTGACAGCGTGACCTGGTACGGCCTCGGCGCCGACTACGACCTGGGCGGCGGCGCGATCCTCGCGGCCGGCATCCAAGACGACGACGTGGACGGTTCGGATCCGGTCGCCAACATGGGTGTGAAATTCAAGTTCTGATCTCTCGGAACCTGATTGGGAAAGAGCGGGCCTTGGCCCGCTTCTTTTCTTTTTTGCCACCTTGTGCTCGATTGCGCCGCAAAGGAGATCGCCATGGGATTGCAGGAGATTCAGACCCGGATTGCGAAGGCGACCCGGGCCGCGGGCCGGGCCGAGGGGGCGGTGCGGCTGATCGCCGTGTCGAAGGTGCAGCCGCCCGAGCGGGTGCTGGCGGTGCTCGATCAGGGGCAACGGCTGTTCGGCGAGAATTACGTGCAGGAAGCGGCGGGCAAATGGCCCGACTGGCGGGCAGAGTTCCCGGGCGTGGCCGTGCACATGATCGGGCCGTTGCAGACGAACAAGGCGAAACAGGCGGTGGAGCTGTTCGAGGCGATCCACACGCTTGACCGGCCCTCGCTGGCGGTGAAGCTGGCGTCTTTGGCGCAGGCGCGGGGGGCAAGCCCGGATCTTTTCGTGCAGGTCAACACCGGGTCCGAGCCGCAAAAGGCGGGCGTGCTGCCCGAGGCTTTGGATGCTTTCGTGGCCGAGGCGCGGCGGCTGGATCTGCCGGTGGTCGGGCTGATGTGCATTCCGCCGGAAGCCGAAGACCCGGCCCCGCATTTCGCCATGCTCGCCGGGATGGCGGCGCGGAACGGGCTGACCGGGCTTTCGATGGGGATGAGTTCGGATTTCGAGGCGGCGATTGCCGCCGGGGCCACGCATGTGCGGGTGGGCTCGGCCATTTTTGGCGCGCGCGATTATGGGGCGCGCGCCTAGGCCTTGTCGGCGGACCGGGGCGCTGCCCCGGACCCCGGGATATTTTTCGCAAGATAAAAGCAGGAAAGCGGCGGGATCAACAGCTCGGTGCCGGGTTTCAGGCGGCGCGCGAGTTTGATCAGGTCGGCACGGCCAAGCGCAAGGCAGCCTGCCGTGGGGTAGCCCAGGCGACGGCGCTGATGCAGGAAGATCGCCGAGCCCTTGCCGGGGGTGGCTTTCGGATAGTTCCAATCGGTGATCAGCACGATGTCGTAAAGCGGATCGCGGCGGGCCATGCGTTCGTGGCTGGCCTTGAACGGCGCGCGGACGGGCTGGTTGTAGGCGGGGTGGCCGGGATCGTCGCACCACAGATCCTGCGGGCCGATCGGCTTCGCCCAAGGGGCGGGGCGGGGCAGGCGGTCGGCGCGGTACAGCAGGCCGACGATGCGCAACCGGCCCACCGGGGTGGCGCCGTCGCCTTCGCGTTTGGTGGCGGAGAGCCCGCCGCGGCCGATCTGCACCGGATGGCGGCGGCCGTGGAACAGAAGCCCGGTGGCGGTCAGACGGATCACAGCAGATGCCCCGATTTCGCCGCCTTGGTGGCAAGATAGGCTTCGTTGTGGCGGCTTTTGCCGACCTTGAGCGGCACCCGTTCGCGCACCGCAATGCCGTGGGTTTCCAGCATCCGCACCTTGGCCGGGTTGTTGGTCAAAAGCCGCACCGAGCTGAAGCCGAGCTTCTTCAGCAGCGCCGCACCGATGCGAAAATCGCGTTCGTCATCCTCGAAGCCCAGCCGGTGGTTCGCCTCGACCGTGTCAAAGCCCTGATCCTGCAGCGAATAGGCGCGCATCTTGTTCGCCAGCCCGATGCCGCGGCCCTCCTGATTGAGGTAAAGCAGCACGCCCGCCCCCTCGGCCCCCATCTGATGCAGCGCGGCATCGAGCTGCGGGCCGCAGTCGCATTTCAGCGAGCCCATCACGTCGCCGGTGAAACAGGCCGAATGCAGCCGCGCCAGCACCGGCTGCGCCCGGTCGGGGGAACCGATCTCGATCGCGTAATGTTCGGGGCCGCCATCATCGGGGCGGAAGATGTGCAGCCGCCCGCGCTCGGCCGCCCGCATCGGCACCCGCGCGGCGGCGACGGGGGCAAAGGCGGCTTCGGAGGACAGCAGCTGCAGCACCTGCGGGGCCGCCAGCGCCGTCAACCCTTCGGGCGCGGGGGTGGGCAGCGGGGCGAGCAGCGCGGCGGGCAGAAGCTGCGCCGTCTTGCACAGGCCAATCGCGGCCCGCGCAAGGGTGGCATCGCCGTCGCGCAGGCTGGTCAGCGGGCCTTTCATCGGCACGCGCAGGTCATCGGCCGGATCGGCCAGCGCCCGCAGCCAGGCCAGATCGGCCTCTTCGGGAACGGCGATCCGGGCAAGATCGTCATCATAAACCCGGGCCTTCAGCGTCTCGGCCCGCCAGGCGGTCAGCGCGAGCGTCAGCGGCCCCAGACGGCGCAGCGCCTCCAGCCGTTCGGGCGAAAGCGTCTCGACCGCGACGGCCAGCATCTGCCCCGAGAGCACGACGGGAAGCCCGAGCCGCAGATCGGCGCGGGCGCGGTTGATCAGTTCAAGGGGGCTCGGGCCGAGAAAGACAGGCGTTTCCATGGCCGGAAGATAGCGGCGGTTGAAACAGATTGAAACACTTCCCCGCTCTGCGTCACCCTTGCGTGAGAAAGATTTCACCTCCCTTGCCGCAGTCGTGATGAGGGTCCAGCTTGACACGAACCGCAACGAGACCGGGAGGCAAAGATGGCCGGGCTGAAGAAAATTCTTCTGGTGGATGATGACAGCGACCTGCGCGAGGCGCTGGCCGAGCAGCTGATCGCGACCGAGGAATTCGACGTGTTCGAGGCGGGTTCGGGCGCCGAAGGGGTCGAAAAGGCCAAGGGCGCGCTTTACGATCTGGTGATGCTCGATGTCGGCCTGCCCGACACCGATGGCCGGGAGCTGTGCAAGAAGCTGCGCAAGCAGGGGGTGAAATGCCCGATCATGATGCTGACCGGCCATGACACCGATGCCGACACGATCCTTGGGCTGGACAGCGGCGCGAATGATTACATCACCAAGCCCTTCAAGTTCCCGGTGCTGCTGGCCCGCATCCGCGCCCAGCTGCGCACGCATGAACAATCGGAAGATGCGGTGTTCCAGCTCGGCCCGTATACGTTCAAACCGGCGATGAAGATGCTGATCGACGCCAAGGACCGCAAGATCCGGCTGACCGAAAAGGAAACCAACATCCTGAAGTTCCTCTATCGGGCGCAGGACGGGGTGGTGGCGCGCGATGTGCTCTTGCACGAGGTCTGGGGCTACAACGCGGGGGTGACCACGCATACGCTGGAAACCCATATCTACCGGCTGCGCCAGAAGATCGAGCCCGATCCGTCGAATGCGCGGCTTCTGATCACGGAATCGGGCGGCTACCGTCTGGTCGCCTGATACCGCGCAGGAGCGGGGGTTTCACACCCCCGCGCCCCCGTGGGATATTTGCACCAAGGTGAAAGGGCACCCCGGGATCTGCTTTCACCTTGGTGAAAATATCCCGGGGGGAGTCCGCTTGCGGACGGGGGGCAGCGCCCCCCCTACACCGTCGGATTGATGCCGTCCTCGGCTTCTTCCAGGCTGATCCCCATCGCATTCAGACCGTCTTCCAGGTAATCGGCCAGCATCGGGATGCCGAGAAGGTAATCCTCGGTCGGCGCGGTCGCCTCGGCCTTGGCGGTCTCGAAGGCCTCGTCGAATTCCGCGGCCTGGAAGGTCTCGCGGCCGATCCACATCAGCGCGGTCAGCGCCGCCTGTTCATCCTCGTTCAAGGCCGCGATGAAGGCGCGCAGCTCGCGCCCCTGACCGGATCCGGGCACTTCGGCGTCGAATTTCCGGGCGCGGATGATCACATGGGCGATTTTCGACGGGCTGATCGGCAGCATGACACGTCCTCCTGTGATCCCACTCTCGTCCCGGACGGGCCGCGACGCAAGCGCCATCTCAGCTTTCGACGGGAAGCCGCAAGGGCGGTTCCGGGGCCAGCTCCTCGAAGTCGAAATTGTCGAGCCGATGCGCCCGCTTGCCCGCCTTTTCGGCGGAGGTCCGGATCTCCTCGATGTCGCGCGCGGCCATGCCGAAATGGCGATCAAGGTTCGCCACCCGCTCGCCCAGCCGCCCGACATCGGCATGCAGCGCGGCGAGTTCGCGCCGGATCGCCCCCGCCTGCGCCCGCATCCGCGCGTCTTTCAGCACGGCGCGCATCGTGTGCAGCGTCGCCATGCAGGTGGTGGGCGAGACGATCCAGACCTTGGCGGCGAAACCCTCGCGCACCAGTTCGGGGAAATTCGCGTGCAGTTCCGCATAGACCGCCTCTGACGGCAGGAACAGCAGCGCGCCATCGGCGGTCTCGCCCTCGATGATGTAGCGATCCGCAATGGCGCGGATATGCGAGCGCAGGGAAATCCGCATCATCCGTTGCGCCTCGATCAGCTGGCTTTGATTTTCGGCGCGGCGCAGGGCCTCGTAAGCCTCCAGCGGGAATTTGCTGTCGATCACCATCGGCCCTGGGGGATGGGGCAGATGGATCAGGCAATCGGCGCGGCGTCCGTTCGAAAGCGTCGCCTGCATCGTATAGGAATCGCGCGGCAGCGCCTTTTGCACGATGTCATGCAGCTGGATCTCGCCAAAGGCGCCGCGGGTCTGCTTGTTCGAGAGAATGTCCTGCAATCCCAGCACATTGCCCGAAAGCTTCTCGATATTCGCCTGGGCCTTGTCGATGGCGGCCAGACGCTGTTGCAGATCGCCAAGGCTGCGCGCGGTGCGGGTGGCCGAGCCGTGCAGGCTCTCGGTCATCGCCCGGTTCACCTCGGCCAGACGCGCCTCCATCAGTTGCAGCATCCGGCTTTGGCTGGCGGCCTGGGCTTCGGAGACATGATGCAGCCCGCCTGCGAGCTGGTGCTGGCCATCGGACAGCGCCTGCACCCGTTGCGCCAGCTGCAACAGGGTCCCGGCCAGCGGGTCCAGCGCCTTCGCCGTGCGCAAGGACGCCCGCAGCATCAAAAGGATCAGCAGCAGCAGAACCGCCGCCGAAGCAAGCGCCGCCTGCACCAGAGGGTCCTGCAGGTCGATCAGATGCGCGCCGAGTTCGATCATGTCCGGCCGAACAGCCGTTCGATGTCGGAAAGCTTCAGCTCGACATAGGTCGGGCGGCCGTGGTTGCACTGGCCGGAAAGCGGCGTCGCCTCCATCTCGCGCAGCAGCGCGTTCATCTCCTCGACCCGCATCTGCCGGCCGGAGCGGATCGAGCCGTGGCACGACATCCGCGACAGAACCGCGTCGATCTTCGATTGCAGCCGCAGGCTGTCGCCCTGATCGGCGAGCTCATCCAGAATGTCGCGCAGCAAAGCCGCGGCGTTGATTTCGCCCAGGATCGCCGGGGTTTCGCGCACGGCGATGGCGCTGCCGCCAAAGGGCTCGATGGCAAGGCCAAGCCGGTGCAGCTCCTCGGCCACATCAAGCAGCCGGGCAGCCTCGGCGGCGGAAAGCTCCACGATCTCGGGGATCAGCAGCGCCTGCGCCGCGATGCCCTTTTCGGCGCTTTGCGCCTTCAGCCGTTCATAGACCAGCCGCTCATGCGCGGCGTGCTGATCGACGATCACCATGCCGCGTTCGGTCTGGGCGATGATGTAGTTTTCATGCAGCTGCGCCCGCGCGGCGCCCAAGGGGCGGTGGATCAGCTCGGCCGTCCCGGGTGGGGCGGGCTCGACTCGGGCCGAGGGGGCAAAGGGCGCGGTGAAGGGCTGCGGGGCCTCGTCGAAGCTTTGCAGCGGCATCTGCGCGGCAAAGGCATTGCGGATGGCGCCGGAACTGGGCCGTTCCATCTGATAGATCCGCGGCTGCGCCGGTTCGGGCTGCATCGCGCCCAGAGTGGCGGTGGCGACGGTGGAGGAGGACCGATGCCCCGATTGCGCCAGCGCGTGGCGGATGCCGGTCACGATCAGGCCCCGCGGCACGCCCGCTTCGCGAAAGCGCACTTCGGCCTTGGCGGGGTGGACGTTGACGTCAACGCTTTCGGGGTCGCAGGTCAGGAACAGCACCGCGGCCGGGTGGCGATCACGGGAGAGCACATCGATATAGGCGGCCCGCAACGCGCCCAAAAGCATCTTGTCGCGCACTGGGCGGCCGTTGACGAAGAGGAACTGCTCGACCGCGGCGCCGCGGGAATAGGTGGGCAGGGCGGCATAGCCGGTCAGCCGGATCCCCTCGCGGTCCGCGTCCAAAGGCACCGCATTGTCGGCAAAGGCCCGGCCAAGGATGCGGCCAAGACGGCCCGAAAGCGCGCCGAACAACTCGCCCTGTTCGGCATCGGCGCGAAAGATTTCCCGCGTCTCGCTGCCCGCGATTTCGCGCAGGGTGAAGCTGACATAGGGCTCGGCCATGGCAAGGCGCTTGACCGTGTCGGCGATCGCCTGCGCCTCGGTCCGGTCGGTGCGCAGGAATTTCAGCCGCGCCGGGGTGGCAAAGAACAGATCGCGCAGCTCGACCACGGTGCCGCGGTTCAGCGCCGCCGGTTTCACCGCGCCGATCCTGCCGCCGGAAACGGTGATCTGCGCCGCCTCGAACCCCTCGGCCCGCGAGGTGATCGTCAGCCGCCCGACCGCGCCCAAGCTTGGCAGGGCCTCGCCGCGAAAGCCGAAAGTGTGGATGTTCAGAAGATCCGAGCCGTCGATCTTCGAGGTGGCATGGCGGCAAAGCGCCAGCGGCAGGTCCTCGGCGGTCATGCCGCAGCCGTCGTCGCTGATCCGGATCAGCGTCTTGCCGCCATCCGCATAGGCGATCTCGATGCGGCTCGCCCCGGCGTCGAGCGCGTTTTCGACAAGCTCCTTGACCGCCGAGGCGGGGCGTTCGACCACCTCTCCCGCCGCGATGCGGTTGGCGGCGGCGTCGTCAAGCTGGCGGATCACCGGGCGGGAGGCGCCGATTTGGGGGGGCTGTGCGTTCATGCCACAAGGGATAGCACAGCCCGAAACCGAGCCCAACAGATTCGGGGCTTACTTCAGCCCCTCGGGCTGGCCCACGACGACAAAGCGCAGCCCCTCGGCCTTGATCAGCCGCTGCGCCACCCGGGCGATGTCGTCTTTCGTCACCGCAGTCACCTTGTCGTTGCGGGTGTTGATGTAATCGACCGGCAGGCCGTTCAGCTGCATCCCCGCCAGAATGTCGGCGATGT
This DNA window, taken from Rhodobacter capsulatus SB 1003, encodes the following:
- a CDS encoding response regulator transcription factor; translation: MAGLKKILLVDDDSDLREALAEQLIATEEFDVFEAGSGAEGVEKAKGALYDLVMLDVGLPDTDGRELCKKLRKQGVKCPIMMLTGHDTDADTILGLDSGANDYITKPFKFPVLLARIRAQLRTHEQSEDAVFQLGPYTFKPAMKMLIDAKDRKIRLTEKETNILKFLYRAQDGVVARDVLLHEVWGYNAGVTTHTLETHIYRLRQKIEPDPSNARLLITESGGYRLVA
- a CDS encoding DNA recombination protein RmuC → MIELGAHLIDLQDPLVQAALASAAVLLLLILLMLRASLRTAKALDPLAGTLLQLAQRVQALSDGQHQLAGGLHHVSEAQAASQSRMLQLMEARLAEVNRAMTESLHGSATRTARSLGDLQQRLAAIDKAQANIEKLSGNVLGLQDILSNKQTRGAFGEIQLHDIVQKALPRDSYTMQATLSNGRRADCLIHLPHPPGPMVIDSKFPLEAYEALRRAENQSQLIEAQRMMRISLRSHIRAIADRYIIEGETADGALLFLPSEAVYAELHANFPELVREGFAAKVWIVSPTTCMATLHTMRAVLKDARMRAQAGAIRRELAALHADVGRLGERVANLDRHFGMAARDIEEIRTSAEKAGKRAHRLDNFDFEELAPEPPLRLPVES
- the mutL gene encoding DNA mismatch repair endonuclease MutL; amino-acid sequence: MNAQPPQIGASRPVIRQLDDAAANRIAAGEVVERPASAVKELVENALDAGASRIEIAYADGGKTLIRISDDGCGMTAEDLPLALCRHATSKIDGSDLLNIHTFGFRGEALPSLGAVGRLTITSRAEGFEAAQITVSGGRIGAVKPAALNRGTVVELRDLFFATPARLKFLRTDRTEAQAIADTVKRLAMAEPYVSFTLREIAGSETREIFRADAEQGELFGALSGRLGRILGRAFADNAVPLDADREGIRLTGYAALPTYSRGAAVEQFLFVNGRPVRDKMLLGALRAAYIDVLSRDRHPAAVLFLTCDPESVDVNVHPAKAEVRFREAGVPRGLIVTGIRHALAQSGHRSSSTVATATLGAMQPEPAQPRIYQMERPSSGAIRNAFAAQMPLQSFDEAPQPFTAPFAPSARVEPAPPGTAELIHRPLGAARAQLHENYIIAQTERGMVIVDQHAAHERLVYERLKAQSAEKGIAAQALLIPEIVELSAAEAARLLDVAEELHRLGLAIEPFGGSAIAVRETPAILGEINAAALLRDILDELADQGDSLRLQSKIDAVLSRMSCHGSIRSGRQMRVEEMNALLREMEATPLSGQCNHGRPTYVELKLSDIERLFGRT
- a CDS encoding DUF3775 domain-containing protein, coding for MLPISPSKIAHVIIRARKFDAEVPGSGQGRELRAFIAALNEDEQAALTALMWIGRETFQAAEFDEAFETAKAEATAPTEDYLLGIPMLADYLEDGLNAMGISLEEAEDGINPTV
- the ribA gene encoding GTP cyclohydrolase II, producing METPVFLGPSPLELINRARADLRLGLPVVLSGQMLAVAVETLSPERLEALRRLGPLTLALTAWRAETLKARVYDDDLARIAVPEEADLAWLRALADPADDLRVPMKGPLTSLRDGDATLARAAIGLCKTAQLLPAALLAPLPTPAPEGLTALAAPQVLQLLSSEAAFAPVAAARVPMRAAERGRLHIFRPDDGGPEHYAIEIGSPDRAQPVLARLHSACFTGDVMGSLKCDCGPQLDAALHQMGAEGAGVLLYLNQEGRGIGLANKMRAYSLQDQGFDTVEANHRLGFEDDERDFRIGAALLKKLGFSSVRLLTNNPAKVRMLETHGIAVRERVPLKVGKSRHNEAYLATKAAKSGHLL